The proteins below are encoded in one region of Phaseolus vulgaris cultivar G19833 chromosome 1, P. vulgaris v2.0, whole genome shotgun sequence:
- the LOC137814060 gene encoding putative disease resistance protein RGA3 — MPQKSITVSIDLTSSKISNTGCSENLFHRCNFLITMAELFLFSIAESLIAKLSSWTYEETSQVLRLYHHLREVSQTLSLVKAVLLDAEEKQQENYEMREWLRQIKHVFSDAENMLDEFECETLRKEVVQAHGSTTIKVAHFFSSSNPLVFHYRMAQQIQKIKKRLDKVAADRHKFGLETIDVDRRSVHRRDMTYSYVIDSDVIGRNQDKENIIQLLVQQNPKNNDKSLSIIPIVGMGGLGKTTLAKIVFNDRRINELFPLKMWVCVSIDFEIKQEIIKIINSNNASAHQQNLDKLDVEQLQSQLRNKLVSQKFLLVLDDVWNEDLVKWVELRNLMQVGAAGSKILVTTRNHATASMMGTVPSYILEGLSEEDSLSLFVKWAFKEGVEKRYPYLIDIGREIVKKCKGVPLAVRTLGGLLYLKDKKEEWEFVRDNKNWSSIKVGNAMFPPLKLSFDQMPSNLRKCFALFNLYPCGYAFESFDVTSLWGALGLLPSPNRNQILKHDANQYISELFSRSFLQDVVDYGIGFAFKIHDLVHDNARYLGKDSIIVRYPFVFTPEHRYVQHLSFPENVGIENFPIQKFVGARTILFPTPGVGANSEAFLLKFVSRCNYLRFLDLSDSMYKVLPPYIGKLKHLRYLSLENNKSLKRLPDSLCNLLKLEVLILSRCTELVALPKGLRKMISLQHLEITTKQRVLPEDEIANLSSLQTLRIEFCNNVESLFGGIKLLTLKVLCITSCQSLKSLPLDIEYFPKLETLLVDNCDVLELSNEHNQNSNLRLKIVNFISLPQLLTLPHWIQGSTDTLQYLLISSCNNLVGLPQWLSAMTCLKTLRVISCPNMLSLHEDIHHLPTLERLEIDGNLESWQHLTIDEPEQVEERIEELE, encoded by the coding sequence ATGCCTCAAAAGTCAATAACAGTTTCCATCGACTTAACTTCTTCCAAAATTTCAAACACTGGTTGTTCAGAAAATCTCTTCCACCGTTGCAATTTCCTGATAACCATGGCTGAATTATTCCTCTTCAGCATCGCAGAATCACTCATAGCAAAGCTTTCTTCTTGGACATATGAAGAAACTTCACAGGTGCTGAGGTTATACCACCATCTGCGAGAGGTTTCACAAACTCTTTCATTAGTCAAGGCGGTGCTGTTAGACGCTGAGGAGAAGCAGCAGGAGAATTATGAGATGCGGGAATGGCTGAGGCAGATCAAACATGTCTTCTCTGATGCTGAAAATATGTTGGATGAATTTGAGTGCGAAACATTACGAAAAGAAGTTGTCCAAGCTCATGGCAGCACCACAATCAAGGTAGCACACTTCTTCTCAAGTTCTAATCCACTTGTTTTTCATTATAGAATGGCTCAACAGATCCAAAAAATCAAGAAGAGATTAGACAAGGTTGCAGCAGACAGACATAAGTTTGGTCTTGAAACAATTGATGTTGATAGACGTTCTGTACATAGGAGGGATATGACATACTCCTACGTTATTGATTCGGATGTCATAGGAAGGAATcaagataaagaaaatattatacaGCTTTTGGTGCAACAGAACCCGAAAAATAATGACAAAAGTCTGTCTATTATCCCCATTGTGGGGATGGGAGGCCTGGGAAAGACCACTCTAGCAAAAATTGTGTTCAATGATAGGAGGATAAATGAGTTGTTCCCATTGAAGATGTGGGTTTGTGTTTCTATTGATTTTGAAATTAAGCAAGAGATCATTAAAATTATCAACTCTAATAATGCTTCTGCCCACCAACAAAATTTAGACAAATTAGATGTGGAGCAACTTCAAAGTCAATTAAGAAACAAACTTGTCAGTCAAAAATTCTTACTAGTATTAGATGACGTGTGGAATGAAGATCTTGTTAAATGGGTTGAGTTGAGGAATTTAATGCAAGTAGGTGCTGCGGGAAGTAAAATTTTGGTAACTACACGCAATCACGCAACAGCTTCCATGATGGGCACGGTTCCCTCTTACATTTTAGAAGGCCTTTCCGAGGAGGATTCATTGTCTCTGTTTGTCAAATGGGCATTTAAAGAAGGAGTAGAGAAAAGGTATCCATATTTAATAGATAttgggagagaaattgtgaAAAAGTGCAAAGGGGTGCCTTTGGCAGTGAGAACATTAGGAGGTTTACTAtatttgaaagataaaaaagagGAATGGGAATTTGTGAGAGACAACAAAAATTGGagttcaataaaagttggcaatGCTATGTTCCCTCCACTTAAATTAAGTTTTGATCAAATGCCATCCAATTTGAGGAAATGCTTTGCTTTGTTCAACCTTTACCCATGTGGCTATGCATTTGAGAGTTTTGATGTTACATCGCTTTGGGGAGCACTTGGTCTCCTTCCATCACCAAATAGAAATCAAATATTGAAACACGATGCAAATCAATATATCAGTGAACTATTTTCAAGATCTTTTCTGCAGGATGTTGTTGACTACGGCATTGGTTTTGCTTTTAAAATACATGACTTGGTGCATGATAATGCACGCTATTTGGGAAAGGACTCTATAATTGTAAGATACCCCTTTGTATTTACACCCGAACACAGGTATGTCCAGCATCTATCTTTTCCTGAAAATGTTGGAATTGAAAATTTTCCAATCCAAAAATTTGTTGGTGCAAGAACCATACTATTTCCTACCCCAGGAGTAGGAGCCAACAGTGAAGCTTTTTTGCTTAAATTCGTGTCACGATGCAATTATTTGCGATTTTTAGATTTAAGTGATTCTATGTATAAAGTTTTGCCTCCTTACATTGGCAAGCTGAAACATTTAAGATATCTCAGtcttgaaaataataaaagccTAAAGAGACTTCCTGATTCTCTTTGCAACCTGCTAAAGTTGGAAGTTTTGATACTTAGTAGATGTACAGAGCTTGTAGCACTGCCTAAAGGTTTAAGAAAAATGATCAGTCTTCAACATTTGGAGATAACCACAAAGCAACGTGTTTTGCCAGAGGATGAGATTGCAAACTTGAGTTCTCTTCAGACTCTCAGAATCGAATTTTGCAACAATGTGGAATCTTTGTTTGGAGGGATTAAACTCCTTACTCTTAAAGTATTGTGTATTACTAGTTGCCAGAGTCTAAAGTCCTTGCCACTTGATATTGAATATTTTCCTAAATTAGAGACTTTGTTAGTTGATAACTGTGATGTGTTGGAGTTGTCAAATGAGCATAACCAAAATTCCAACTTGAGGTTGAAGATTGTAAATTTCATTTCATTGCCCCAGTTATTGACCTTGCCTCACTGGATTCAAGGTTCCACGGATACATTACAGTACTTGTTAATTTCAAGCTGCAACAATCTTGTGGGGCTTCCTCAATGGCTATCGGCTATGACTTGTCTGAAAACACTGCGTGTCATAAGCTGTCCTAATATGTTGTCTCTCCATGAAGACATCCATCACCTCCCCACCCTTGAACGATTGGAAATTGACGGTAATCTTGAATCGTGGCAACACTTAACCATTGATGAACCAGAACAAGTGGAAGAAAGGATAGAAGAGTTGGAGTAA